One Luteolibacter flavescens genomic region harbors:
- a CDS encoding patatin-like phospholipase family protein, which yields MLGNILRFFRSKPRPARRERPLEDAPVLKLGLALSSGGARGLAHVGVLQVLEENNIEVHAISGSSMGAYIGALWAVGFSGKALEELAEEMQDRRQLWKLADPMFPPMKGLFHGLKARAHLERSLGDVCFEDLKRQLLVVTLDIDTKERLIRRSGKIADAVHASCAMPGIIAPVMLDGHRCVDGGVIDPVPVGALQRYSDVDRILAVSTIPTFQDVDEGLCRAEETADIRLWKRLGIALNSNLNFMARGNMIDTFRQSIRAAQIRLAHESCKRADFCLRPEHFFAPWHDYAGFRRYIEAGRAATLQHLEEIRALVRPTLQVHETPSVQPMVGHDVA from the coding sequence ATGCTCGGCAACATCCTGCGCTTTTTCCGCAGCAAGCCGCGCCCGGCCCGCCGGGAGCGACCGCTTGAAGATGCGCCGGTGCTGAAGCTGGGGCTAGCCCTTTCCTCGGGAGGCGCACGCGGTCTCGCCCATGTCGGAGTCCTGCAGGTGCTGGAGGAAAACAACATCGAGGTGCACGCCATCTCAGGGTCGAGCATGGGAGCCTATATTGGTGCCCTGTGGGCGGTCGGCTTCTCCGGCAAGGCGCTGGAAGAACTAGCCGAGGAAATGCAGGACCGCCGCCAGCTATGGAAGCTCGCGGACCCGATGTTCCCGCCAATGAAGGGACTTTTCCACGGTCTCAAGGCGCGAGCGCATCTGGAGCGTTCCCTCGGTGACGTGTGCTTTGAAGACTTGAAGCGACAGCTCTTGGTCGTGACGCTCGACATCGACACCAAGGAGCGCCTCATCCGCCGCTCCGGGAAAATCGCCGATGCAGTCCACGCCTCCTGCGCTATGCCCGGCATCATCGCGCCGGTCATGCTTGATGGCCATCGCTGCGTCGATGGTGGTGTGATCGACCCGGTCCCTGTCGGTGCGTTGCAACGCTACTCCGATGTAGATCGCATCCTCGCCGTCTCGACCATCCCGACTTTCCAAGACGTGGACGAAGGACTGTGCCGCGCGGAGGAGACCGCCGACATCCGCCTGTGGAAGCGCCTCGGCATCGCGCTCAACAGCAACCTGAACTTCATGGCCCGCGGGAACATGATCGATACCTTTCGCCAAAGCATCCGGGCCGCGCAGATCCGCCTGGCCCACGAATCCTGCAAGCGTGCCGACTTCTGCCTGAGGCCGGAGCACTTCTTCGCCCCCTGGCACGACTATGCCGGCTTCCGCCGCTACATCGAGGCCGGTCGCGCGGCCACGCTGCAACATCTCGAAGAAATCCGCGCGCTCGTGCGGCCAACCCTTCAAGTCCATGAAACCCCGTCCGTCCAACCCATGGTGGGCCACGACGTCGCATGA
- a CDS encoding potassium transporter Kup produces MNSSSDGHSVRQPALPAATLAALGIVFGDIGTSPLYAFRECFASHGIDPTPMTPTNLVGAASLIVWALILVVSIKYVLIILRLDNRGEGGILALSALIRSAARRLGGKDPKAVLLLGLAGSSLIYADGMITPSISVLSAVEGLTVISPEFSKYVVPVAVCILILMFSIQRHGTGKVGILFGPVVLCWFVTLGLLGLRGIIQHPEVLSALSPASGIMFLIHEWHHAFPLLAAVFLAVTGGEALYADLGHFGTRPIRVGWFSVVLPGLVLNYLGQAALLSHDPKALEAPFFLLAPDYLRLPLTILATAAAAIASQALISGAFSLTTQAVQLGCLPRVKVRHTSEHSVGQVYVPFVNRFLLVACIVLVITFKSSAALAGAYGIAIVLTMTITSILFYSAARAAWGWSTAKAATVTSLFLILEIPFLAANTLKVIHGGWLPLVVAGSAMGLMLTWLWGRARLYKRLSREALPIDALLGDLKRGQIHRVSGTAVYMSGRGDTVPTALLHNLKHNQVLHERVVLLHVDTLDQPHADPETAVAHTDLGEGLHRVNLSFGFADTPDVPVALKAGLPAEVKFHPGKATYVLGRETYGVGKNASALDRLRLALFAVMARNASPATAYFRLPPGRVVELGAQITL; encoded by the coding sequence ATGAACAGCTCCTCCGACGGTCACTCCGTCCGCCAGCCCGCCCTGCCCGCCGCCACCCTTGCCGCGCTCGGCATTGTCTTCGGCGACATCGGCACGAGTCCGCTCTACGCCTTCCGCGAGTGCTTTGCATCGCACGGGATTGATCCGACCCCGATGACACCGACCAATCTGGTCGGTGCCGCCTCGCTGATCGTCTGGGCGCTGATCCTGGTGGTCTCGATCAAATACGTCCTGATCATCCTGAGGCTGGATAACCGGGGCGAAGGCGGGATCCTCGCGCTCTCCGCCCTGATCCGCTCGGCCGCCCGGCGACTGGGGGGCAAGGACCCGAAGGCCGTGCTGCTGCTCGGACTCGCCGGCTCCTCGCTGATCTACGCTGACGGCATGATCACCCCGTCCATCTCCGTGCTCAGCGCGGTGGAAGGTCTGACCGTCATTTCCCCGGAGTTTTCGAAGTATGTGGTGCCCGTCGCCGTGTGCATTCTCATTCTGATGTTCAGCATCCAGCGCCACGGCACTGGAAAGGTCGGCATCCTTTTCGGACCCGTCGTGCTGTGCTGGTTCGTCACATTGGGGCTGCTGGGACTTCGCGGGATCATCCAGCATCCGGAGGTTCTGAGCGCCCTGAGCCCCGCCTCGGGGATCATGTTCCTGATTCACGAGTGGCATCATGCCTTCCCCCTGCTCGCTGCGGTCTTCCTGGCCGTCACCGGTGGCGAGGCTCTCTACGCGGACCTCGGGCACTTCGGCACCAGGCCGATCCGCGTCGGTTGGTTCAGCGTCGTGCTCCCCGGACTGGTCCTGAACTACTTGGGCCAGGCCGCCCTGCTGAGTCATGATCCCAAGGCTCTGGAAGCCCCCTTCTTCCTTCTGGCTCCCGATTACCTGCGCCTGCCGCTCACAATCCTGGCCACGGCCGCCGCGGCCATCGCCAGCCAGGCACTGATCTCCGGAGCCTTCTCCCTCACCACCCAGGCGGTCCAGCTCGGATGCCTACCGCGCGTGAAGGTCCGCCACACTTCCGAGCACTCCGTCGGCCAAGTCTACGTGCCCTTCGTGAACCGCTTCCTTCTGGTCGCGTGCATCGTGTTGGTGATCACTTTCAAGAGCTCGGCCGCCCTGGCCGGAGCCTACGGCATCGCCATCGTCCTCACGATGACGATCACCTCGATTCTCTTCTACTCGGCGGCACGTGCCGCATGGGGCTGGTCCACGGCGAAGGCGGCCACGGTGACTTCCTTGTTCCTCATCCTCGAGATACCCTTCCTCGCCGCGAATACCCTGAAAGTCATCCACGGCGGTTGGCTCCCGCTTGTGGTCGCCGGCTCGGCGATGGGTCTCATGCTGACGTGGCTGTGGGGACGCGCCCGTCTCTACAAGCGACTGTCGCGCGAGGCCTTGCCTATCGATGCCTTGCTGGGAGATTTGAAACGCGGCCAGATCCACCGCGTCTCCGGCACTGCCGTTTACATGAGCGGACGCGGCGACACGGTGCCGACCGCCTTGCTTCACAATTTGAAGCACAACCAGGTGCTCCACGAACGCGTCGTGCTGCTGCACGTTGACACCCTCGATCAACCTCACGCCGACCCGGAGACCGCGGTGGCTCACACCGACCTTGGCGAGGGACTTCACCGCGTGAACCTCAGCTTCGGATTCGCCGATACGCCAGACGTGCCGGTCGCCCTCAAGGCCGGCTTGCCGGCGGAAGTGAAGTTCCATCCTGGCAAGGCGACCTATGTCCTCGGACGCGAAACCTACGGTGTGGGTAAAAATGCGAGTGCCCTGGATCGCCTGCGTCTCGCGCTCTTCGCCGTGATGGCCCGGAACGCTTCTCCGGCAACGGCTTACTTCCGCCTGCCACCCGGTCGCGTGGTCGAGCTTGGCGCACAGATCACGCTTTGA
- the gpmI gene encoding 2,3-bisphosphoglycerate-independent phosphoglycerate mutase — translation MAKKPVVLIIRDGWGVNPGGKKTAKKDGNATLLAKTPFHDVALEQYPKGFLSASGLDVGLPEGQMGNSEVGHLNLGAGRIVYQDLTRINKAIEEGTLAKNKTFKKALAAAKGKRLHFLGLLSDGGVHSHQDHLCAMVAMAKEAGVDDIYVHAITDGRDTSPTGGAGYLSKVEDEIAKYGARIATVTGRYYAMDRDKRWERTKLAWDAIVHGIGEAKDVLASEAVAEKYGDEKTDEFLLPMVFVTPGKKLVRDGDVVLFFNFRADRVRQISEAFLTEGTFKPFKAGRRPKVNYVTLTQYDANYKCDVIFGPDKLKMGLGEVVAKEKKTQMRIAETEKYPHVTYFFNGGIEKPNKGEDRYIIPSPKDVATYDLKPEMSASKVTGTVLEQLKNYDLVILNFANPDMVGHTGVVEAAIKACETIDADVQAIVDETLKLGGKLLLTADHGNCEFMINADGSPNTAHTTNLVHLIYVAEDADKFEVKDGILADVAPTLLEMLGLPKPKEMTGESLLVKK, via the coding sequence ATGGCCAAGAAACCGGTGGTGCTCATCATTCGCGACGGCTGGGGTGTGAACCCCGGGGGTAAAAAGACGGCGAAAAAGGACGGCAATGCGACGTTGCTCGCCAAGACCCCGTTTCATGACGTGGCGCTGGAGCAATATCCCAAGGGCTTCCTCAGCGCCTCCGGCCTCGATGTGGGCCTGCCCGAGGGCCAGATGGGCAACTCGGAAGTCGGTCACCTGAATCTCGGCGCGGGCCGGATCGTTTATCAGGATCTTACCCGTATTAACAAGGCGATCGAGGAAGGCACGCTGGCCAAGAACAAGACCTTCAAGAAGGCGCTCGCCGCGGCGAAGGGGAAGCGCCTGCATTTCCTCGGCCTGCTTTCAGACGGTGGCGTCCACTCGCATCAGGATCACCTTTGCGCGATGGTCGCCATGGCAAAGGAAGCCGGGGTCGATGACATCTACGTCCACGCTATCACCGATGGCCGCGACACCTCGCCGACCGGCGGTGCCGGGTATCTTTCCAAGGTCGAGGACGAAATCGCGAAGTACGGTGCCCGCATCGCCACCGTGACCGGCCGCTACTACGCGATGGACCGCGACAAGCGCTGGGAGCGCACGAAGCTCGCCTGGGACGCCATCGTCCACGGCATCGGCGAGGCAAAGGACGTGCTCGCCTCCGAGGCGGTCGCCGAGAAATACGGTGACGAGAAGACGGACGAATTCCTGCTGCCGATGGTTTTCGTCACGCCGGGCAAGAAGCTCGTGCGCGACGGGGATGTCGTGCTGTTCTTCAACTTCCGCGCCGACCGCGTCCGCCAGATCTCCGAGGCATTCCTCACCGAGGGCACCTTCAAGCCTTTCAAGGCAGGCCGTCGCCCGAAGGTCAACTACGTGACCCTCACCCAGTACGACGCGAACTATAAGTGCGACGTCATCTTCGGCCCCGACAAGCTCAAGATGGGCCTCGGCGAAGTGGTCGCGAAGGAGAAGAAGACCCAGATGCGCATCGCGGAAACGGAAAAGTATCCGCACGTCACCTACTTCTTCAACGGCGGCATCGAAAAGCCGAACAAGGGCGAGGACCGCTACATCATCCCGTCGCCGAAGGACGTGGCCACCTACGACCTGAAACCGGAGATGAGCGCGAGCAAGGTGACCGGCACCGTGCTGGAGCAACTGAAGAACTACGACCTCGTCATCCTGAACTTCGCCAACCCCGACATGGTCGGCCACACCGGCGTGGTGGAGGCGGCCATCAAGGCCTGCGAAACCATCGACGCCGATGTGCAGGCCATCGTCGATGAGACCCTCAAGCTCGGCGGCAAGCTCCTGCTCACCGCCGACCACGGCAACTGCGAATTCATGATCAACGCGGACGGCTCGCCGAATACCGCGCACACGACGAACCTCGTCCACCTGATCTACGTCGCGGAAGATGCCGACAAATTCGAGGTGAAGGACGGCATCCTCGCCGACGTCGCACCGACACTCCTGGAAATGCTCGGCCTGCCGAAGCCGAAGGAAATGACGGGTGAGTCTCTGCTGGTGAAGAAGTAA
- a CDS encoding DNA polymerase Y family protein — MFAALHFPDLTVMAALRASPGSHGQPCAVLEADVDPGAILEKVTLALQAVNDAARMTGISAGWPLNRALVRCPDLKVLAPDPAGEADLLRQLVEAAEGITPDIEVTAKDTLLLDLSRTSSRHAARLADLEVADAWPLHVRAATPDLARLAVRHESCHGRTVTPRKIAALPVALLNFLPDGAALLPLLKDWGLATLGDFMRLPRQDLTSRLGPQAGSWHDLLHGKTCRLLRLHRPPESMAQSMDFEEPLSGTEPLVFAFKRLLHALCARLAARYVAVKALKIVFHLERGASFAREIRLPEPRVEEGELLRPIQVLLDSLKTGSSATGLSLDVETTLPTAAQRDWFIRQLPQPERWSDTLAQLEALLGPGKVGIPVPPLSHRPDDFKLLPADGHSPADRAGFFPANSLPLRRFRPVAPVMVAADAHPRQPRPLALLTGPCRGQIMETRGPFRHSGHWWDPGTAWQRIEWDVRLANDQLLRLAFTPPDQWVIDGLYQ; from the coding sequence ATGTTCGCTGCGCTCCATTTCCCCGATCTCACCGTCATGGCGGCATTGCGGGCTTCACCCGGTTCGCACGGCCAGCCCTGCGCGGTGCTGGAGGCGGATGTCGATCCCGGGGCGATCTTGGAAAAGGTCACGCTCGCCTTGCAGGCCGTGAACGACGCGGCCCGGATGACGGGCATTTCCGCAGGCTGGCCGCTCAACCGCGCGCTGGTCCGCTGCCCGGATCTGAAGGTGCTCGCGCCGGATCCGGCGGGGGAGGCGGATCTCTTGCGGCAGTTGGTAGAAGCCGCGGAAGGCATCACTCCCGACATCGAGGTCACGGCAAAGGACACGCTGCTACTGGACCTGTCCCGCACGTCATCCCGGCATGCAGCCCGGCTCGCGGATCTGGAAGTGGCGGATGCGTGGCCGCTCCACGTGCGTGCCGCCACGCCGGATCTGGCACGTCTCGCCGTGCGGCACGAGAGCTGCCATGGCCGCACGGTAACGCCGCGGAAGATCGCCGCGCTGCCGGTGGCGCTCCTGAATTTCCTGCCGGATGGCGCGGCGCTCCTGCCGCTCTTGAAAGACTGGGGACTCGCGACCCTCGGCGATTTCATGCGGCTGCCGAGGCAGGACCTCACCTCCCGGCTAGGCCCGCAGGCCGGCTCGTGGCACGACCTGCTGCATGGGAAAACCTGCCGTCTGCTACGGCTCCATCGGCCGCCGGAAAGCATGGCGCAGTCCATGGACTTCGAGGAGCCGCTGTCCGGCACCGAGCCGCTGGTGTTTGCCTTCAAGCGACTGCTCCATGCCCTCTGCGCGCGGCTGGCCGCGAGGTATGTCGCGGTGAAGGCATTGAAGATCGTCTTTCATCTGGAGCGGGGAGCTTCGTTTGCCCGCGAGATCCGTCTGCCGGAGCCCCGGGTGGAGGAAGGGGAATTGCTCCGGCCGATCCAGGTGCTGCTGGATTCCCTGAAGACCGGCAGCAGCGCAACCGGACTCTCGCTCGATGTGGAAACCACGCTGCCCACCGCCGCGCAGCGCGATTGGTTCATCCGCCAACTCCCTCAGCCGGAGCGCTGGTCGGATACCTTGGCGCAGTTGGAGGCATTGCTGGGTCCAGGCAAGGTCGGCATCCCGGTGCCACCGCTTTCCCATCGACCGGACGATTTCAAGCTCCTCCCGGCGGACGGGCATTCACCGGCAGACCGGGCAGGGTTCTTTCCTGCGAATTCGCTGCCTCTCCGTCGCTTCCGCCCGGTCGCGCCGGTGATGGTGGCCGCCGATGCTCATCCCCGTCAGCCGCGTCCCTTGGCTTTGCTCACGGGGCCGTGCCGCGGACAGATCATGGAAACGCGGGGGCCGTTCCGCCATTCCGGACACTGGTGGGATCCCGGAACCGCGTGGCAGAGGATCGAGTGGGACGTCCGCCTGGCGAATGACCAACTCCTGCGGCTCGCCTTCACGCCGCCGGACCAGTGGGTGATCGATGGACTCTACCAGTGA